The DNA region AAAACTATCGTTGGATTGCAAAAACCTACATCTGGTAGTATCGGTTTCAATGATGTTGATATTGTAAACAATCCCGATTACATAAAAAAGAATTTAGGATTTCTACCTCAAGATTTTGGTGTTTATCCTAAAGTAAATGCATATGACCTATTAAATCATATTGCAATTTTAAAAGGAATTTCCAACAAAACAGAGCGTCAAAATCAGATTCAATATTTATTAGAAAAAGTTAATCTCTGGAATTTTAGAGATAAGGAAGTACATACATTTTCGGGAGGTATGAAACAGCGTTTCGGAGTGGCACAGGCCTTGCTTGGAAATCCTAAAATAATAATTGTTGATGAACCAACAGCAGGGCTTGATCCAGAAGAGCGTAATCGATTTAATACCTTGCTAAGTGATATTAGTAGTGAAGTTGTTGTGATTTTATCGACCCATTTGGTTGAAGATGTGAAAAATCTGTGTTCAGAAATGACCATAATAAATCGAGGAAGGGTTCTTAAAACAGGAAAGCCAAAAGAATTAATTAAAGAACTAGAAGGTAAAATCTGGTCAAAATTTATTGATAATCATGAATTAGAAGTCTACAAATCAAAATTTAAGGTTATCAGTCAGCAACTTATCGAACGTCAATTACAAATCACGATATTTTCAAACGTGCAGCCAGAAGGATTTTTGCCGGTAGAACCAATACTTGAGCATGTCTACTTTAATGTGCTTTCTAAAAACAGTTAATTATGAATGCAATATTTCAATTCCAATTACGGCACAGCGGTAACCGGTATATTTTAAGTTTAACAGGAGCAATATTATTGCTCGTAGGATGGTTCTGCGGTTATAAATTTAATTTAACTGCAGGTGAGGGTATATACCTTAATTCACCGTATACTATTGGGTTTATGATGGCCTTGCTTAGTTTGTCAATAATATTTTTAGCCATTTCATACGCAATGGAGATTCTATTGAAAGAATGGGATACAAAGTTTGACATTATGTTATTTTCATATCCTGTTACTTTAGACACCTATTTAATAGGCAAATTTTCAACGTTTACTTTAAAAACTTTTCTCAGTTTTTTCATTTTAATTGTTGGTTTTGTGATTGGTCAAAACTTGCGTACAGGAAGTGAGATGCAGGAAGGGTTTAATCTCTGGTTTTATTTATATCCTTTTTTGATTTTCGGAGTGCTAAACTGCCTTTTTATATGTAGTTTTTTATTCATGGTCGCTTATACAACTCGTAAAAAATTATTGGTAGTTGTAGGTGGTTTATTGCTTTATGTGCTTTACATGGTTTTGTTGGTGTTTTCTAATTCACCATTTATGGCTGGAAGTACCCCTCAATCGATTGAAATACAGCAACTATCAGCTTTGTTGGATCCTTTCGGGGTGTCTGCATATTTCTTCGAAGCTAGGAACATGACGGTCATCGCAAAAAATGAGATTTTAGTTCCGCTTAGTGGTTTTCTGGCGGCTAACCGTTTAATTTATCTATCTCTATCAGTTGTGTTTTTGATTATTACTCGACATTTTTATTCTAGTAACAAAAGTGTAAGTAAAAAAGAATTGAAGCGCAAAAAGCAGAAAGTTGGAGACACTATTGTTAGAATAGCAAAAGTTGAAATACCAGTTCTTGATTTTAGTTTTAAATCTGAATTGAAGTCCATTTTATCCTTTTCGAAAGTAGATTTAATTTATTTATTTAAAGGTGTTACCATTGTCGCGGTTACTATTTTGTTGGTCTTTTTTGTAGGGATGGAAATGTATGCGGCCATTGATAAGGGTATACGTTTACCCCAATACTATGCGAGTTCAGGGCTTTTAGCCACATCTATTTCTCAAAGTTTTCACTTGTTAGGCGCCTTCATTTTGGTGTATTTTGTTAACGATATTTATTGGAGAAGTGAAGCAGCTCGTTTTTATTTGATTGAACAGAGTACATTTTTTTCAAAATCAAAATTAAAAGGACACTTAGTATCCATTGGTGTATTATTACTATTTCTAACGACTATACTTATTGCATTGGCTTTACTTTTTCAAATAAGCTATGGATATACCCAAATTGATTGTTTGGCATATTTAGGTGTTGTACTATTTAACACCATTCCACTTTTTCTTTTTGGAACTTTAATGCTTATTATAAACTGTGTTTTTAAAAATAAGTACGTCGCCTTAGGTGTTTCCATTATTTCAGTAATAGTTCTTGCAACACCCTTGATTAAGATGATGTTGCCCTATCCATTATTCCATGTTTTCTCAGGCTTTAAAGGCGTGTACAGTGACCTAAATGGTTATGGTGTGTACTTGTCTGTATTTTCAAGCCGCTTATGTTTTGGAGTAAGTTTGTTAGGATTATTGTGGATTGTCAATTCATATTTTAAATCAAGACAATGGACAAAAATGAAGTCTGTTTTTGTCATTGTTTTCTTGGGATTAGGCGTCTCTAGTGGTGTTAACTTCATGGAAGGTTATATGCCGAAGAATGAGGATTCTAAAATGATAGAAGCTTTTAACTACGAAAAGAAATATCGTCATTATCAGAATATTCCCCAACCTACTGTTGTTGATGTAGATACTAAAATTGACTTGTTTCCATCTAAAAACTCATATAACATTCAAGGTAAATATGTATTACAAAATTTAACAGAAGGACCAATACACAGTATATTATTAAATTTTCATTCAGATTTAGAGCTAGAGGAGGCCACTTTTAATGTCCATGGTGAAAATATTGCAATTGATGAGTTAATCACGGAACTACAACTTGGTAAACCTTTACTACCTAATAAGACAGCAGTATTGGACTTCAAATTGTCTTATAATTGGTATGCCGTAAACGGTCATCAATCCTTCAATGCAATTGTAGGAAATGGATCGTTTATGAGGATAAGTAATTACTATCCAGTACTGGGATACCAATCAGATAAAGAGATAGCGGATGAGCAAAAGCGAAAAGAGTATAAATTAGCCGCTAAAACTGGCTTGAAAGCACTTGAAATGCCTGAGGTCTTCAGGAGTGACTTTATAAAATTGAATATGACCGTTTCAACTGAGGGGGGCCAAACGCCAATTGGAACTGGAGATGTTGTGAGGTCATGGTCAGATAATGGTAGAACTTTTGTGCAACACAAGGTTGACAGCATCCCATTTCGTTTCGCAATAGCATCTGCAGCATATAAAAAACAATCATTACTCCATCGAAACATAACAATTGAAGTGTTATACGATGATATGCATTTTGAAAACGTGGATCGACTTCTTAATAATGCCAAACTAAGTTTAGACTACTGCATAGATAACTTTGGCACTTATCCCTTTGAAAAAATCAGTTTTGTTGAAGTGTCATCTTTTACCAGTGGCTTTGCGGCAACTGCTTATCCGTCTGCTGTATTTATGACCGAAAACCTAATTTTTCATACCAACATAGAAAGTGATCCTAGTAAGGATGTGATTAATGAACTTGCTGGACACGAATTGTCTCATTTATGGTGGGGAAATAGTCAAGTTAGTCCGGATATAAGAGAGGGTGCTTCTATGCTTACAGAAACCTTAGCCATGTATGCGGAAATGATGATTTACAAACGATTGTATGGAGAAGAACGCATGAAGGAACGTTTAGCAATACATGAACAAATTTATGAAAATGAAAAAGGATTATATGGTGATTCAGCACTATTTAAAGTGCCTTATGGTGCAACTCATCTTGCTTATTCAAAGGGAGCTGTTGCTATGGTAGAATTATCAAAGTTAATTGGTGAAGACCAGGTAAATCTGGCATTGAGGAACTTCCTTCAAAATAATCAATATCCAAAAAAGCCAACCTCGTTGGATTTGCTTAATGAATTTTATAAGGTAACTTTAAATAAGAACGTGAAATTACAAATTGAGGCATTATTTAAAGAAATTTAATATGAAAACAGCAAGAAAGAACCTTATGTTAATAGTATGTATAACGTTAACATTTCCTTGCTTGGCGGCCACAGTGTTGGTAAATCAAGAATCGGAATCTATCGATTTAGTTATACAGACAGACAATGTTTCGATTGGCGGAACACTAGTTATTCCATCCAATCGTAAAGTGAAATCTCTAGTTGTCATGAGTTCTGGCAGTGGTCCACAAGATAGGGATGAAACCTTAGAGGGTTTTAAGATTTTTAAAGTTATAGCGGAACACCTAGCCTCAAAAGGAATAGCATCTTTCCGTTACGACGACAGAGGCGTGGGAACAAGTACAGGTGATTTTGCAAACAGCACAATCGATGACCATTCAAAGGATTTAGAAAGCATAATCGATTACTTTAAAACCTACAAAAAGTATTCATTCATTGATTTTATATTATTTGGTCATAGCCAAGGAGGTATTATTTCTGCAAAGGTTGCTGTTAATAATAAGTCTGTGAAAAAAGTAATTCTAATGGGAGCGCCAGCAGTACCACTAATAGAGGTGGTACTTTATCAAGTCAGGCAGGAATATAAACAATCTAATATTTCGAAATCATTAATTGAAGCCGATATTTCAGCGCATAATAAATTGATGAGAGCTATTGAAGATAATAAGCATATTGATGAAGCGTATCAATTATTTCAAGAAACTACCAAGTCCATACTGTATGAGTTAATGTCATCAGAAGAAATTGTTGATACCTTAAAAATCGAAAAAGAGGCGCTGGCCAAAGCCAACCAATTCAAAATAATTTATGCGTTACCATCACTGGCATCTTTCCTATACTATCACCCTTCTAAAGATTTAGAGTTATTGGAAGTACCTGTGTTGGGTTTATTTGGTGGTTTAGATTTTCAGGTTCCTATAGACCAAAATAAAGACCGTATGGAAAATGCACTTCTCAAATCTGGAACGGAGTATCATTTTATAATATTTGATAAGGCCAATCATTTTTTTCAAAAGGCAACCACAGGAAGTAGGGACGAATATGCTTCCCTTGAAAAGAAATTTGTTGATAATTTTCTCGGTGAAATTTCATCTTGGATACTTGATAAGTAATTCAAAATGAATTGATAACATAGGAAAACATATTTATTTCTAAAATCGTAATTTAGTAATGTGTCAGGAATCCTGATGTCTTTAAATTCAAATTAAAGATGAAATACTTCTCTGTTAATCTATATAAAAAGATACTTAACTGTGCTATTGCTGAAGGAATGTCAAGCAAGGATTTTGAAAATTGGCCAATTTCGCTTGAAGAGGCTGAAAATTTAAAATTTGTTTCTGCGGATCAACATTTAAATGCGCATGAATTGCTTGATGAAAAGCTTAAATCTGGATTTGCGATTCGAGTTGGTCAGCAGATGAAAATCGAAGATTATGGGGTATTGGGATTATCCTGGAGAACCTGTTCAAAGGTCAGAGAAATTTTTGATCGTAGTGAACGCTATTTTAAATTGCTATCCAATACCTATAATTGGGAAGTTAAGGATGGTGAAACTTTTTCTCATATAATTCTTAATAGACCTGCTAATAGTAGAGGAATGCAACTGTCCTCAGAAGCCAGTTTGTCTGCAACAGTAGTAGTTGTAAAAGCGATGTCTGAAAAAAATATTATGCCAGTTCAAGTAAGTTTCAAACATAAACCACCTAAAGATATTACCAGTTATAAGGAAGCATTTAATTGTCCTGTCTCATTTGATCAACCACAATACTCCATAAGCTATAAAACAGAAGATTTAAATTTAAGAACTGCTAAAGCAGATGCCAGCATTAATAGTTACCTTTTACAACAAGTCGATGAAAAAACTAAAGGCATTAAAATCCCAGGCTCAAAATTTGTCCGAGATGTTGAATCTCTAATAAAAGATGCGCTACCCACAGGAATTCCAAGTATTCATCATATTGCTGACCTTACAGCTATGAGTAACCGAACGCTGACGAGAAGACTTTCTGAAGCTGGTGTTACTTATCGTGACTTAATTAAAAAGACTCAAGAAACCATTGCAAAAGATATGCTCAGTAATACCACACAAAGCATTGGTGAAATTGCCTTCTTAACTGGTTTTTCCGAGCAAAGTGCGTTCAACCGTGCTTTTAAAAAATGGACAGACCAAACTCCTTCAGAATTTAGAAAACCCAACTAAAATTATCCTTTTGGCGGAAAATGTCAAAAGGTTGTCTTTAAGTGTCAAAAATCTCTTTTGAACACTTCGCACCTTTGTATCATCAAATTAACAACTCGATATAACAACAGTATCAATCTGGATTACATCCACAAAGAGTAATCAAAATGGAAATAAACTTTAAAATTATCGTATTAATACTAGGCATCTTATTTACAGGCCTAACAGCAGGATTGTGCTTCACATGGTCTAATGCTATAACACCCGGCATTGGCAGATTGGATGACTTAGAATTCTTGCAATCCTTTCAGGCAATGAATCGCGCCATCATCAACCCGAGTTTTCTCATTGTTTTTTTTGGACCAGTGATACTATTATTCATTAATGCTTTTTTGCATAGGAGCTCGAATCCAACCACATTTTGGTCATTTACTCTGGCTGCAATTTTGTTTTTTGTGGGAATAGGTCTTATTACAATTTTTAAAAATGTTCCGCTTAATGAGACTCTAGACAAAACAACCTTGGAAAATTTATCGGCAATTGAACTTAAAGAATTGCGAACAAAATTTGAGCAACCTTGGAATCGCTGGCACATTCAACGCACGATAGCATCGTTCACATCATTTGCGCTCTTAATAACCGGACTAATGTATTCAAAATAAAAACTGAACAATTTTAAAAAACTATAAATAAAAACGAAAAATCATGAAACAAATTAGAATCATAGGTATTGCTATAATAATCTGGATTATAGGAGTTAGTATTTACACTCTTTCATTTTACATCCCAATTTTAGAAGACTCTGAATTACAAGCTAATATTTTACTGTCTTTAGGAATACTACCCGTAGTGTGGTTTGGAGCAAAACAATACTACAAAAGAAAAAGTACTACGAAAGGATACTGGTTAGGGTTAGCCTTTTTCTTAATCGCTGGCGTTCTGGATGCACTAATTTCAGTACCCTATTTAATAGCACCATATGGAGGAACACATTATAGTTTCTTTACTGCTATCGGTTTTTGGCTTATCGGAATCGAATTTATAGTAATGTCAACTGCTTATTGGTACATCAATGTTAAAAGCAGAAGAAATATTACAAATTATTGATAAAAGAAAAAACAGAAAATTTCAAATAATTAATAACAATTTTAAAACAGAAAACATGAAAACAGAAAACATTTTAGTTATCGGAGGAACTGGTAAAACTGGTCGCCGAGTTGCAGAAAATTTAACACAATCCGGACACAACGTACGCGTTGTGGGCAGAAAAACAAACCCAGCTTTTGATTGGGAAAATCCAGAAACCTATGACGCGGCTTTGAAAGATATGGATAGAGCCTACATTGTCTATTATCCTGATTTGGCTGTTCCTGGTTCTAGAGATGCCATTACAGCATTGACCGAAAAAGCATTGGAAGCTGGCTTAGAAAAAGTTGTCTTACTATCAGGAAAAGGAGAAACCGAAGCTGAAGCTTGTGAGGACATCGTTGCCAATTCAGGTTTAAATTACACCTTGGTTAGAGCTTCTTGGTTTAACCAAAACTTTAGTGAAGGTGCATTTTTAGATTTTGTATTAGATGGTGTAGTTGCACTGCCTATGCCAGAGGCCGAAATTCCATTTGTGGACGCGGATGATATTGCTGACGTAGTTTCTAACGTCTTAGTGAATGATTCATACAACGGACAAACCATAACCGTTACTGGACCTCAAAAAAGAACCTTCAAGGAGGTGGTGGGCATTATGGCAGAAGCTTCTGATAAACACATTCAATTTGTGCCTATTTCAATTGACGAATTCAAAGATGGAATGCGAAA from Tamlana crocina includes:
- a CDS encoding ABC transporter ATP-binding protein, with amino-acid sequence MNSLKISNLNLTYKNGYNAINGISLDIKNGMFGLLGPNGAGKSSLMKTIVGLQKPTSGSIGFNDVDIVNNPDYIKKNLGFLPQDFGVYPKVNAYDLLNHIAILKGISNKTERQNQIQYLLEKVNLWNFRDKEVHTFSGGMKQRFGVAQALLGNPKIIIVDEPTAGLDPEERNRFNTLLSDISSEVVVILSTHLVEDVKNLCSEMTIINRGRVLKTGKPKELIKELEGKIWSKFIDNHELEVYKSKFKVISQQLIERQLQITIFSNVQPEGFLPVEPILEHVYFNVLSKNS
- a CDS encoding M1 family aminopeptidase, with the protein product MNAIFQFQLRHSGNRYILSLTGAILLLVGWFCGYKFNLTAGEGIYLNSPYTIGFMMALLSLSIIFLAISYAMEILLKEWDTKFDIMLFSYPVTLDTYLIGKFSTFTLKTFLSFFILIVGFVIGQNLRTGSEMQEGFNLWFYLYPFLIFGVLNCLFICSFLFMVAYTTRKKLLVVVGGLLLYVLYMVLLVFSNSPFMAGSTPQSIEIQQLSALLDPFGVSAYFFEARNMTVIAKNEILVPLSGFLAANRLIYLSLSVVFLIITRHFYSSNKSVSKKELKRKKQKVGDTIVRIAKVEIPVLDFSFKSELKSILSFSKVDLIYLFKGVTIVAVTILLVFFVGMEMYAAIDKGIRLPQYYASSGLLATSISQSFHLLGAFILVYFVNDIYWRSEAARFYLIEQSTFFSKSKLKGHLVSIGVLLLFLTTILIALALLFQISYGYTQIDCLAYLGVVLFNTIPLFLFGTLMLIINCVFKNKYVALGVSIISVIVLATPLIKMMLPYPLFHVFSGFKGVYSDLNGYGVYLSVFSSRLCFGVSLLGLLWIVNSYFKSRQWTKMKSVFVIVFLGLGVSSGVNFMEGYMPKNEDSKMIEAFNYEKKYRHYQNIPQPTVVDVDTKIDLFPSKNSYNIQGKYVLQNLTEGPIHSILLNFHSDLELEEATFNVHGENIAIDELITELQLGKPLLPNKTAVLDFKLSYNWYAVNGHQSFNAIVGNGSFMRISNYYPVLGYQSDKEIADEQKRKEYKLAAKTGLKALEMPEVFRSDFIKLNMTVSTEGGQTPIGTGDVVRSWSDNGRTFVQHKVDSIPFRFAIASAAYKKQSLLHRNITIEVLYDDMHFENVDRLLNNAKLSLDYCIDNFGTYPFEKISFVEVSSFTSGFAATAYPSAVFMTENLIFHTNIESDPSKDVINELAGHELSHLWWGNSQVSPDIREGASMLTETLAMYAEMMIYKRLYGEERMKERLAIHEQIYENEKGLYGDSALFKVPYGATHLAYSKGAVAMVELSKLIGEDQVNLALRNFLQNNQYPKKPTSLDLLNEFYKVTLNKNVKLQIEALFKEI
- a CDS encoding alpha/beta hydrolase; the encoded protein is MKTARKNLMLIVCITLTFPCLAATVLVNQESESIDLVIQTDNVSIGGTLVIPSNRKVKSLVVMSSGSGPQDRDETLEGFKIFKVIAEHLASKGIASFRYDDRGVGTSTGDFANSTIDDHSKDLESIIDYFKTYKKYSFIDFILFGHSQGGIISAKVAVNNKSVKKVILMGAPAVPLIEVVLYQVRQEYKQSNISKSLIEADISAHNKLMRAIEDNKHIDEAYQLFQETTKSILYELMSSEEIVDTLKIEKEALAKANQFKIIYALPSLASFLYYHPSKDLELLEVPVLGLFGGLDFQVPIDQNKDRMENALLKSGTEYHFIIFDKANHFFQKATTGSRDEYASLEKKFVDNFLGEISSWILDK
- a CDS encoding AraC family transcriptional regulator ligand-binding domain-containing protein → MKYFSVNLYKKILNCAIAEGMSSKDFENWPISLEEAENLKFVSADQHLNAHELLDEKLKSGFAIRVGQQMKIEDYGVLGLSWRTCSKVREIFDRSERYFKLLSNTYNWEVKDGETFSHIILNRPANSRGMQLSSEASLSATVVVVKAMSEKNIMPVQVSFKHKPPKDITSYKEAFNCPVSFDQPQYSISYKTEDLNLRTAKADASINSYLLQQVDEKTKGIKIPGSKFVRDVESLIKDALPTGIPSIHHIADLTAMSNRTLTRRLSEAGVTYRDLIKKTQETIAKDMLSNTTQSIGEIAFLTGFSEQSAFNRAFKKWTDQTPSEFRKPN
- a CDS encoding anthrone oxygenase family protein, translating into MEINFKIIVLILGILFTGLTAGLCFTWSNAITPGIGRLDDLEFLQSFQAMNRAIINPSFLIVFFGPVILLFINAFLHRSSNPTTFWSFTLAAILFFVGIGLITIFKNVPLNETLDKTTLENLSAIELKELRTKFEQPWNRWHIQRTIASFTSFALLITGLMYSK
- a CDS encoding DUF5367 family protein; this encodes MKQIRIIGIAIIIWIIGVSIYTLSFYIPILEDSELQANILLSLGILPVVWFGAKQYYKRKSTTKGYWLGLAFFLIAGVLDALISVPYLIAPYGGTHYSFFTAIGFWLIGIEFIVMSTAYWYINVKSRRNITNY
- a CDS encoding NmrA family NAD(P)-binding protein, encoding MLKAEEILQIIDKRKNRKFQIINNNFKTENMKTENILVIGGTGKTGRRVAENLTQSGHNVRVVGRKTNPAFDWENPETYDAALKDMDRAYIVYYPDLAVPGSRDAITALTEKALEAGLEKVVLLSGKGETEAEACEDIVANSGLNYTLVRASWFNQNFSEGAFLDFVLDGVVALPMPEAEIPFVDADDIADVVSNVLVNDSYNGQTITVTGPQKRTFKEVVGIMAEASDKHIQFVPISIDEFKDGMRKAGLPDSYVWLFGYLFQEVLGNPDNQDVSNDVAKVLGRPAKDFETYARQTAATGIWNAEITQTK